GATATCAGGAATGCACCAACGTACAAGAATCATAACCAAGGCTACTATATTCtggaaataatacaaattacttatatgtaatatggcataattaattttatagttatttgtaattaataataacagtgttattaataacatctgtattgttattaatatttaatataatatataaataataaaaaaaaaaatttgattggtCTATTCTACAGACATAATAAGTATACCTCAAATACTACAATGAAAGCTAATCTGGCTGCTAAGATATGCCAAAATGTAATGGTATACtggtatttattttttgaccATGGTGGTTCCCTAAAATCTGGATATCTACAGATTTCCACTGTTCGTTGATTATTTACGCTCATCGGTTGagtattattttcgaaatcactgatattaaattttgctAAAGAATAATCTAAAAAGCCTTCTAAACTGTATTTATCAGAAATTGACATTAGGTAAACTAAACGTGGTATAAAATTAGATGTGAAAGCTATGATGAATCCCTGAAATCAGATTGTTAGAagatttataacaaatttttttatacaagttAAGATACATTATGAAAATTCGAATACTTACATTAGTTATGACTGATATTTTAGAAATTGAATCAAGAATTCTGTACCATATACCGATATCTGTAACACGTTGCCCAACAGGTCGGCGAAACATTACTAATAACTTTTTCGCATCTAATCGCATTTCAAgaacattatttaataaagcGAAAAACGGTGCCAGTGGAAAGGCAGCAACAAAAATAGTAACAAATCCATATTGTAATactaaaatggaaatatttttaaatagtagaattaaaagaaattttatcaaagttattttaacaaatttgtaATTCTTGTTAGGAATTCATTAAGATATGatcgatcatatatatattacccATCTCCAAATATTCAGGAAATAAACTTCTAGGTCCAAATTGTACtaatttataatctttaatCCATTGAGGGTCTTTCTTAaaaccatttttttcttctttcgtgaCTTTTCGAGCACCAACATGAACTTTTAAAGTGTTCaaccatttaaaaaataatggataTAACATTTCTAAAATTGTATTCATTGCTTGTTTTCCaatcataataatactaaGTTGAATACATAATTCCATAAGACAACCACCAGGACCACATTCTTCTtgtcgaaaatgaaaaaaacgattataatttcCTGGGTATCCAACAaattttcctttgaaaaatgcgatatagaatattgaagCATAATAATTCACAAATTCgagcaaatatatttttaaagtcaAACTGTCATCAAACTCAGTTTGTGTACGAAGGAGTTCgatctaaaataataaatgttattattaactaatgtattaaaaaaaaaaaaaaaaaaaaaaaaaaattgatttattaccTCTGTTAAATATTCAGCTAACCAAACATACACCCAATTAAATACTATAATACATCCTAAATTAATAGTAGCCGCAGTCGCagttgtaaataatatagcATAACTAGTAACCATAGGATGACCATAAAAACTTAGTGCAGTTAAAACAGACATTCTGTATAGGACTACTCCTAGTACAGCAGCCATTGCTACTGCTATCTGCAAGCAATACGATTAAATGACAGTTTGTGTTGTTATGTAAtttaaagtttaaaaatatatattaagtaaatatactagtaataaaataacggAGAAGCTAAGAATTTTGGCAGGAAGTTTCATTTTCCAATATGGAACTTTTGGTTCTTCtgcatttgtaataatattgagagatttttttttaatatgtgcAAGTCTTGCTAAGTATAATGGTCTAGGATGTTCTTCTTGAGCATCTAAACTTGTTATATCCCATCTATGAGTTATTTCGGCTGAATATTTCTTCCAAAGTTCCAAAAATAAAGTGGCTATAATTATgatactattaatatatttccataaaaattattttttagataatttaaaattattttacccCATAATGACATAAATACAGCGAAAAAGACAGTAGAAGGATTGTCAAATAAGTATGTTATTCTAGCATGTAAACATGTTTCTTTGAGATCCCAATATCCACAAAAATGATCACATAATGGACACATATCAATAGTACCATTGCCATTACATATATCTTCACTAGGTTCATTAGAATATAAGGTAGCACAActgtatataaaacaaaggAGCCCAACTATACTAGCTGGTATTaacatgtgtgtataaaatCCCAACCAAGCAAAATATAATCCAATTTTTACtccaaaatattcttttacatAGTCCAATGGTTGATAATGAAGACATTTTTTTACACTAGCCCATTCAGTGTACAAAAGATATCGCATAGAATCCTCAGTATGAAGATTACcctatgaataataaataatttccttaaaataaaaatatttttaaaaatatatattttataaaatttaacatacgtacaaagaaacatttaaaattgttattatatttcttcttaattttgattattgcTTATAAGCTAATACCATCCATGGTAATAGCTAATTTGTTGATTCTTTATGccatattatttgttaatgaaAAAACTAACTCTGGACTTAAAAATTTAACTTATTGACATTGTTATGTTGTTAGTAGTGAAAAATTGAGAATACAACTTACATCATGTAATGGATATGCTGCCACATATGATCTTTCAGAAATAAGTCGTTCAATACCAAATGCAAAATCGTCATTCTTGGTTTTAGCAAATCGTGTTCTATCCAAAATAAATTGGACTATTCTTGATCGTATTGCAGAAGTAAAAAAGTTAGGAGAATCTAAATCAAATAAGTATTCTTTATCTCGACTATATATGGCAGTAAATTTATGCTTAATCGCTGGAAAAATAGTTGTATCAACATAATAATGtttcataattcttttaaaaaacgaATTTACTTCATTGATTATAACGTTATTATGTGTTGGAGGATTTACTAATTCGGGTATTTCTTTCATTGGAAGTCtaagttttaatatttctgcATATCGCCGTAGGACTTCCCGAGGGgcatgaatttttataaaatgcagACCATTTGCTTCTACCGGTTCATACTCTAATTCTAAACCTTCTTTTTGTAGATTTGTCTCAAATACCTacaaataacattatatattagtaGAACATGTTGTGTATaacttaatttaaattaaaataatagtcCAATACCCGTCTATGTTCCACACTACGGTATGTTTTTGCTTCTCCATCAAAGTCATCCCAAACCAGTACAAAATCAACAGAACGAATCTTATCTTTAAAGAATAAACTAAATCTTGTAGAACTATCGGATTGCTGTAAAGGAAATTGAAAACATTAATGgtgaataatgaaaaataaataagaataaaaaattagtaaaaaatatgtactGTATCAATAAGAACATACATTTATCTCGCTACAGCTTCCATTCATAATAGCCTCATTAGTTTCGTTATCAACAGGCaatatatcatcatcattcaAGGAACCATTGTTTTGAGGTGATGTTCGGCTGTATAAACTGTTCATACTTATGGCATCTTCATATAACGTATTTCTGGGACTACGATATATAGTTTGTTGTGATCCATAATTTAAATTGTCTTGTAGTGAATGATAAACGCTTAATGCTGGAGTATGACTTTCGCATTGTTGTGTCAGTTTCATAAAaacttcatcttcttcttccatattttattaaaaagattggaatgaaaactttctttttaagttAAGCAGCTTTTacatcatataaaaataaaaataggccatttatttcttattctattgaatttattatatttctattctattatcattattttataaaaaaagatttagatcgttatattttagaaaatatatataattataacattcagaaaaaaattattatactacaATTACAATTTACTTATGGccaaagatttataaaaaataaatcataatagaatcataaaataattttgtattaatgtatgtatgtacgcgtatatatacaaatatatgtttttttttcatcaaaacaaaataaatatactaatatattttgCAAATTTAATGGGACAaggttttattaatttttatatccaaAATCTAACACCTAGTATATGATCTTACATTgcgttttaaatattataagtgttttgtaaaattaataattctggCTTATATTCTTTTGCTTGCCCATCAGagatatataacattaaagtataaagaaatgttttattttataatgaaaatgttatatgtagaatatttgaaatttatattacattaatcaatatataatttacaaagatTGTTATATCATTTTCGTTAGAACAACCATAAATTGATATTGTGTGTACTTACcaagatgataaaaagaaatttaaagatttatatgaattaaaattattaatgaattctCTACACTAGtcatcattattttcaaatgtatATGCCTAATACACGTGCCACATTATTAGGGTTATGTTACAAAGCATCCGATCATTTTAAGTACATTTTGACAAAAAAGGTCTCATTAAATTTGTTCGGACGTCATAGATATGATCTCACGTCCAATCTTCTAttggatatataaaattactgtGGAGGGGAAAAAACCTGTCACAACGTAAGGATTTTGTACCATTATAATTTagattaaattcaatttcttGGCGGTAAACATTTAGAACTATCTTCAcgttttatatcattaatcagaagtaaggaaaaatataaaattttaactgtccatgtatataataatttgttctcGATCTCGAGTATATAAACGTTGACACcttaagataaaattaaatatcattatatacttataaaaatagaCACATTTTCACTTTTATCGTATTGTAACCTCAATGTACATAGGAGTCAAGCATGTGTAGTAATGTGaaattgaatatatgtattgttaattaatgaaataaatttgtattaataatagtattaatattagatttatattttgatcgaatctgacaagaaaataatactacAATTAAAGATGTGGAATTGTACAAAACTTAAACGTTCTGTTAACctattaaaatcaatattaagTTCTACGATAAGGTCAAAGCACAATTGGATAATTTACTTGTCcaagaataatatttcacaTTGTATTAAAACCTATGGAGCACTATTACCATTGCGATATAATAATGTACCTATTGAACAATGCTATTGTTCTAATAAGTTTGAAAATGTTAAGCTATTTTCTACAACAGTTGTATTAGCCAAAAGTAAAGATCgtggaaaagataaaaagaaacttgcatataaaaaaaatatagatctCCGTGAGATGGAAGATGTaataaatgttgaaaaattaaCATCGCAACTTGAGAAAACAATGGATAGGttaaaagagaattatataaaaaatgtatcacTGAGGTCTGCTGCTGGAGCAATCGAAGAATTACTAGTTACACTTGATGGAACACAATATTTACTTCAAGAACTTGTGCAAATTTCTAGAACATCTAAATTGGTTACATTGAATGCAAGTGCATTTCCTCAATATATTCCAAATATTATTCAAGTTCTCTctaaaaatcaaatgaatttGAATCCACAGCAGGATGGTActgttatatatattcctattCCTAAGTAAGTTCctaaatctttatattttatgttatatgttacatattttatatatatatatatatatatatatatatatatatatatgatatataatatatatgttatatatactttttgattttaaaacTTACAGAGTGACAAAAGAGTATAGAGAGAATTTGTCAAAGAGtgcaaaatctttttttatcaaatgtcGAGATGATATCAAGGATATACGTActgagtatataaaaaaagttaaaaatgtaGACAAATTACCACAAGATGTAAGCTTAAGAGTTCAAGGGTACATAGAAGTTTTCACAAatcaatatattgaaaaagcTGAAGAAATTctagaaacaaaacaaaaagaattaatgggtgattaacaataatttaatagagttatatcaataataaagttatgtatatatttatcatatcttACTTACTGTGTTTCTAGTGGAATCATATATAAATGCTATAGCGacattagaattttttatagaaaataaaatactcttattttatgcatttaaaattttatctctttaatttatcattttaaaatttatcaaattttatgttttactTCTTCTATCTCAACTACCCCTACTTTGACATTTTAAATGACACTTCCTATCttaatatacgtaatatttacatcattttaaaaataaaaaagatctgtTCCTGATCATGTTAcaaaaatttgaatttgatTGATCGgtttacgaaataaattaatttgtattataaacaaaaattggtTGATGTCAATAAACTTCTGATTTTCCAATATTTCTATCATTAACTTTTTATTCATCAAGAAATTACTTACAAATTTGTACAAgtttttgagaaatttttaGTAACCGAACTCGTTAAGTCATCTTTAGAGCGAAAGACTCATTAGTTTAATATCTAATAgtggaaaatttcaaaaaattgatTCCACATGAAACaagataaataagagaaatattctggatgaaattttatagatttaaatattagtaCCAATTCCTCCTAATGAAACATTTCGGAAAATCCGCTgagtttgaaaataaaatatattatcgtttaatcgataaCAAAGcactttaaacatttttatattataaaaattatattttataatttttagcTTTATCTCATAAATGAATCAatcaaattcaattttttaacatGTTTTACTTTTAGAATAATAGATCACAAGATAgtcatttaaaatttcaaaggtATAGCTGGAATAGAACATAAAGTTCTATCAATACTGGTTTTCAATTTCCCTTTTAATATCTAAATtgacgtatattttttttcaaaatcaaaattactTAAAATCGAAAGTTATTTAGAGTGgcaaattttaaaaagaaaacattatatgtattccattatttatatatatatatatatatatatatatatatatatatataaagtattatgtttataaatttaaaaaataatttattttacgatataatattaatgctttattttatgatataacaaaatcagaataatttaatttatattataaatctttatttgttttacaaattaatatttatattacatattatatgacAATTTTATTGTCGGTGTAATTGTTACTGCTATGATTTCGTATGTAATTTAAAAGTCCTTTGCATAAAATCGTTGCAGcttttattaatgtatttttaagaTGAAAAGCAATGCTAAGTCTTAAAAAGTTTTTAGCTTCACCAGTATATGAAAATCGTATACCTGGTATTGCCGAGACTCTATATTCCTTTTGACACCATTTAATGAAAGCTGCAGCATCGATATCTggataacaaaatttatataaatattagataaaacttaaaaaaaggatttatAAAGCATGTGTTTACCTGGTGGAAGATGAATCCAGACAAAGTAACCACCTTTCGGTCGGTTGTAGGAACAACAACTTGGGAGATAACGATCCAAAGTTTCACAAAGTGCATTTAATCTTtcctagaaagaaaaaatttacttttttttttcttaaaaaagaaattattcgatgatttgaataattattgtaattttaatcataattcttattatagtCTATGGCACCTTATATGTTTCAATAAGCATATTCAAGTGtttatcttcaattttttcttgtagTAAACTGGTAATTAAGCCGGAGACATAGTGATTCGTAGCACCACCGCTGCACAATATGCCTCTATAGGATGTAAacattattaagaatatttttttcaactaattttgaaaaggaatatattacatacgaaGTTTTAAAGATATGAGCTATTCGTGGACTACTTTCTATCCATCCAAATCTGATTGCTGGCGATagtattttagaaaaagatcCATTGGATATTACGTTACCACCTTTATAGTTAGGTTCGCTTGGAtcatcgtaaaaaaataatcgatgtgGCGGAAATCCGTCTTCATAATGTAGTAAATTATAAACATCCTCGGCAACGATCAGTATAGAATTATTTCGAGCTATTTCAACTAAACGTTTGCAACTATCTAGAAAAAAGTAACATTTACTTTAAAGagatatttcttaatatatcgatagaagatcagaataatttatttaccaGGTGGTAGAACCATTCCCGTTGGATTATGATACGTCGGTATGGTGTAAAACATAGcccaaaatattttttggttatttaaataaaattcgcctttctttattttggaaataattttttcgaatgCATCCAGATCTACTACGTCGTTTTTCATTGGTactgtataaaaataatataagttataaaatcgatacaaaattaaattgaatgtTAAAGGTACATTCGATTTATACTATATCCAAATACATACCAGTTACAATTTTCATTAACGGAAATTGTTTGAAGGCATCTAATGCTATCATATATGTGACTTCTTCGACAAATATAATACCGTTTGGCGATATAATACTTGTTATTGAAAGCTGAAGCCCGTGCGTTGCTCCGCACGTTAAAATCAAATGTTCTCTTTTAACAGGATCGCCATATCGTCTGCTTAAAAATTTTGCTAATTCTTCACGACATTCCCATAATCCTGGCGTAATTCCGtattgaaaaagatagaagtttccttcctttttttcttcgtcctacgatgaaaaatattacttaaaatttgagaataaaatttttgattaattatactGTATAGTAGGACATTTAATTATGTGTAAAGTAGGACATTATGTTTCACCATTCTATGAACGGTTGCATTCGATAGTATGTCTGTGCATTGCTTAAGTAGGTCGGGCCCAGGTGCACCGACCGACATATTAATCGCTTCTTTATTGTAAACATTGAATATCGGATCACCATCAAAAAGATGTCTCAAATACGGATCTCGTACACCTTCCATAGTGaagtttctataaaatatcatatatatacgtgtgtgtatgtgtgtgtatcaagCATAGCCACGCTTAACAGTCTCTATATTATTTAGAAGAACcatatttaagaatataattcaatgtatttaaatatgtttGGTCAtgtctaaaatatatattatgttcactaatcgaatattaattattacaaataaatataatttatgacgatttatatatcaaataatgcagtttgtaaaaaatatataacaatgagCAATAATGTTTTTATCTCGTGAAGTATTTGAATTTATCTATGAagtattcgaaaaaaaatatttattctctattaattatatcgtaaCTGTATGTATCGTAAAACAGACGATAATCGTGATCGATAATCAATAAGACAACTACTATCATGACTTACAAAATCAAAACAATATGGTAACATCACGTGtcaaaacaaattatttctattagaCGAGTATACATGTTTTTGGAgcaattttattagaatacgatttttaaaataaatgatatcatttttatatcgttttaaatcaataaattattcagctataattataatattagagCTCGATTTACGatacgtttatttatattttcagagatatagataaaagaaattatttatatattacttatatttttacttacacGAATACTGTTACaaagattgatttattttttactttatcggCAAAAGTTCACTATATcgatatgtctatatatatatatacacacatatacacacatgtatataacAACATGAACATCGCACGGCTCGTGCGCAACTGACGAATGTaagattgaaataataaagagaaatagctTACGCTAATCATTGCATAacattcttctcttcctcccacTTATTcattttcctcctctttttctttttatatgctATAGTTTCGTGCATATTTAGGAATTGTCTGCTATCTATATTACGTCCACGGTGAAAACGATAAAGCATTTCGTTCGGTTTGGTCAGATCTCGTGCCGATGGAATGCCCATTTTACCCCTTCCATGTCGACGAACAGCGACAAACAGTCAGCAGAGGGACCTCGGGCATATAAATTTACTTAGTTCATTTACAGAGAGTAGATTGTGCGCCGGGGTCCAAGAGTATAATAATGATGCATACGATACTGAGTTACATTCTCGACTTTATCCATTTGATCCCCACTCTGCCTAAAGCTGCATTAACATGGTCGTTCTCTTCGTGTATGCAACACATGTCATACTTCAAAGATACATAGAATTTCCttgaaaataaggaaaaagaagcaaCTGTATAATATCCGCCAATACTCGATAAtatgaaatgtataaatattcaacagatttaaatgaaattcacATATTGTACGTGATAAATATTCATAGttcaaaagaaacaaaatacgcttaatcattgttatatggatattatatcaaaaaaatattatctttgacGATAGAAGTTAACGATTTGATTGGTTGACACAGAAACTATCAATAATTTAagaatttcgttttctttattacaatatttcgatatacaatgataataatataaagatctATAAATTCTATCTCCACAACCGAATGGCAAATGTAACTTTTCGTTAACGCTATTAGTCCTCACCGGCCGTTCATAATAAtgtacagttttttttttccagttTTTTGTAGCGCTCAATTACACTTCGGTTTTCGCTtaagatcgaagaaacgagGAAGGAGGATGAGTAGGAagatgagaggaaaagagagggaggaagagggagaggagaaagagaggcagaggaaaatataagataaatgaaaataaagacactaaataaaatgaatatgataatgatagaggaaataaaaaaggaagaagaatgagTAGGAAGATGGGAGgaaaatacagagaaagagagatagagaggaatatgcgagataaatgaaaataaagatacaaaataaaatgaatatgatAATGACAGAGGAAAAAGATATGAGAGAAGTGActctaaataataaaaatagaagtgATTCTAAATAAAACGAGCGTGAGAACGATAGAgatctttaaaagaaacaaaatctttTACAAACAAcgcttattttctctttcttcgattctTCTGTTATTCAGCGCGGCGCGATGatctatatattacaaaatgaatgttatcaataataattagtaacgCTTAAACGTAATATACACAATTCGCACTTGCGCTCCGTCTCCTTTATCCTCTTTACATTgtttattatcgtatataagACATCGTG
This window of the Vespula vulgaris chromosome 1, iyVesVulg1.1, whole genome shotgun sequence genome carries:
- the LOC127065606 gene encoding 2-aminoadipate transaminase-like — encoded protein: MEGVRDPYLRHLFDGDPIFNVYNKEAINMSVGAPGPDLLKQCTDILSNATVHRMDEEKKEGNFYLFQYGITPGLWECREELAKFLSRRYGDPVKREHLILTCGATHGLQLSITSIISPNGIIFVEEVTYMIALDAFKQFPLMKIVTVPMKNDVVDLDAFEKIISKIKKGEFYLNNQKIFWAMFYTIPTYHNPTGMVLPPDSCKRLVEIARNNSILIVAEDVYNLLHYEDGFPPHRLFFYDDPSEPNYKGGNVISNGSFSKILSPAIRFGWIESSPRIAHIFKTSGILCSGGATNHYVSGLITSLLQEKIEDKHLNMLIETYKERLNALCETLDRYLPSCCSYNRPKGGYFVWIHLPPDIDAAAFIKWCQKEYRVSAIPGIRFSYTGEAKNFLRLSIAFHLKNTLIKAATILCKGLLNYIRNHSSNNYTDNKIVI